The Coffea arabica cultivar ET-39 chromosome 1e, Coffea Arabica ET-39 HiFi, whole genome shotgun sequence genome has a window encoding:
- the LOC140013632 gene encoding mitochondrial import receptor subunit TOM9-2-like → MSSARISGGVSLPDRGSSSKSGGGVISRMASSFSQSPVVYQGKRVASDAAFVTKKLLQSTGKAAWIAGTTFLVLIVPLIIEMDRDQQLSELELQHASLLGSSPSASGPQK, encoded by the coding sequence aTGTCGTCGGCCAGAATTAGTGGAGGTGTTTCACTGCCGGATAGAGGATCCAGCAGCAAGAGCGGCGGAGGTGTAATATCTCGAATGGCGTCATCGTTCTCCCAGTCTCCGGTGGTTTATCAAGGCAAGCGCGTTGCCTCCGATGCAGCCTTCGTTACTAAGAAGCTTCTCCAGAGTACTGGAAAGGCCGCGTGGATTGCCGGGACTACTTTTTTGGTCCTCATCGTTCCTCTCATCATTGAGATGGACCGCGACCAGCAGCTCTCCGAACTCGAACTTCAGCATGCCAGCTTGCTTGGTTCCTCTCCCTCCGCCTCTGGACCCCAAAAATAA
- the LOC140013628 gene encoding plasmodesmata-located protein 2-like isoform X2 has translation MGSSCILSILLLTSFINLGFSADYTSLVYKGCADQKFQDPTGDYSKSLENLLDTLTSRSSSTKFYKATSGQGQSAIIGLFQCRGDLSSNDCNNCVKKTPDVSRRLCGNAIAVRVQLGGCYLRYEASGFRQVNATELLFKICGSTQASGSGFQDRLDAALGEIAKGVGSSGNGFYTGGYQSVYVLGQCEGDLASGGCADCVKAASQRAKSECPASISAQIYLQQCYISYTYYPNGVPPRSLSSSGSGGPNTQKTVAIVLGGIVGVGLVIAVLSVMRSGLKKKGRPKDTGGY, from the exons ATGGGTTCCTCTTGCATCCTCTCTATCTTGCTCTTAACTTCGTTCATCAATCTGGGGTTTTCTGCTGATTACACAAGTTTGGTATACAAAGGATGTGCCGACCAAAAATTCCAAGACCCGACTGGGGATTACTCAAAGTCCCTCGAGAATCTGCTGGACACCCTGACCTCTCGATCTTCCTCAACCAAGTTCTACAAAGCCACGAGCGGTCAGGGCCAATCAGCCATCATTGGGCTGTTCCAATGCAGAGGTGACCTCTCCAGTAATGACTGCAACAATTGCGTGAAGAAAACCCCGGACGTGTCCCGGAGATTGTGTGGCAATGCTATTGCCGTCAGAGTTCAGCTGGGAGGCTGTTATTTAAGGTACGAGGCGTCGGGGTTTAGGCAGGTGAACGCCACCGAGTTGCTGTTCAAGATTTGTGGGTCGACTCAGGCGAGTGGGAGTGGGTTTCAGGATAGATTGGACGCGGCTTTGGGGGAGATAGCCAAGGGTGTGGGGAGTAGTGGGAATGGGTTTTACACGGGTGGGTACCAGTCGGTGTATGTGTTGGGCCAGTGTGAAGGTGATTTAGCAAGTGGGGGCTGCGCGGACTGCGTGAAAGCCGCCAGCCAGAGGGCTAAAAGTGAATGCCCCGCCTCTATTTCAGCTCAGATTTATCTTCAACAGTGCTATATTAGCTATACATACTATCCCAATGGGGTCCCCCCCAGATCACTGTCATCGTCGGGATCAGGAG GGCCAAACACGCAGAAGACGGTGGCTATTGTGTTGGGAGGGATTGTGGGGGTTGGCTTGGTAATTGCAGTTCTCTCAGTTATGAGATCAGGACTGAAAAAAAAGGGTCGGCCCAAGGATACAGGAG GTTattaa
- the LOC140013628 gene encoding plasmodesmata-located protein 2-like isoform X3 gives MGSSCILSILLLTSFINLGFSADYTSLVYKGCADQKFQDPTGDYSKSLENLLDTLTSRSSSTKFYKATSGQGQSAIIGLFQCRGDLSSNDCNNCVKKTPDVSRRLCGNAIAVRVQLGGCYLRYEASGFRQVNATELLFKICGSTQASGSGFQDRLDAALGEIAKGVGSSGNGFYTGGYQSVYVLGQCEGDLASGGCADCVKAASQRAKSECPASISAQIYLQQCYISYTYYPNGVPPRSLSSSGSGGY, from the exons ATGGGTTCCTCTTGCATCCTCTCTATCTTGCTCTTAACTTCGTTCATCAATCTGGGGTTTTCTGCTGATTACACAAGTTTGGTATACAAAGGATGTGCCGACCAAAAATTCCAAGACCCGACTGGGGATTACTCAAAGTCCCTCGAGAATCTGCTGGACACCCTGACCTCTCGATCTTCCTCAACCAAGTTCTACAAAGCCACGAGCGGTCAGGGCCAATCAGCCATCATTGGGCTGTTCCAATGCAGAGGTGACCTCTCCAGTAATGACTGCAACAATTGCGTGAAGAAAACCCCGGACGTGTCCCGGAGATTGTGTGGCAATGCTATTGCCGTCAGAGTTCAGCTGGGAGGCTGTTATTTAAGGTACGAGGCGTCGGGGTTTAGGCAGGTGAACGCCACCGAGTTGCTGTTCAAGATTTGTGGGTCGACTCAGGCGAGTGGGAGTGGGTTTCAGGATAGATTGGACGCGGCTTTGGGGGAGATAGCCAAGGGTGTGGGGAGTAGTGGGAATGGGTTTTACACGGGTGGGTACCAGTCGGTGTATGTGTTGGGCCAGTGTGAAGGTGATTTAGCAAGTGGGGGCTGCGCGGACTGCGTGAAAGCCGCCAGCCAGAGGGCTAAAAGTGAATGCCCCGCCTCTATTTCAGCTCAGATTTATCTTCAACAGTGCTATATTAGCTATACATACTATCCCAATGGGGTCCCCCCCAGATCACTGTCATCGTCGGGATCAGGAG GTTattaa
- the LOC140013628 gene encoding plasmodesmata-located protein 3-like isoform X1, translated as MGSSCILSILLLTSFINLGFSADYTSLVYKGCADQKFQDPTGDYSKSLENLLDTLTSRSSSTKFYKATSGQGQSAIIGLFQCRGDLSSNDCNNCVKKTPDVSRRLCGNAIAVRVQLGGCYLRYEASGFRQVNATELLFKICGSTQASGSGFQDRLDAALGEIAKGVGSSGNGFYTGGYQSVYVLGQCEGDLASGGCADCVKAASQRAKSECPASISAQIYLQQCYISYTYYPNGVPPRSLSSSGSGGTGPNTQKTVAIVLGGIVGVGLVIAVLSVMRSGLKKKGRPKDTGGY; from the exons ATGGGTTCCTCTTGCATCCTCTCTATCTTGCTCTTAACTTCGTTCATCAATCTGGGGTTTTCTGCTGATTACACAAGTTTGGTATACAAAGGATGTGCCGACCAAAAATTCCAAGACCCGACTGGGGATTACTCAAAGTCCCTCGAGAATCTGCTGGACACCCTGACCTCTCGATCTTCCTCAACCAAGTTCTACAAAGCCACGAGCGGTCAGGGCCAATCAGCCATCATTGGGCTGTTCCAATGCAGAGGTGACCTCTCCAGTAATGACTGCAACAATTGCGTGAAGAAAACCCCGGACGTGTCCCGGAGATTGTGTGGCAATGCTATTGCCGTCAGAGTTCAGCTGGGAGGCTGTTATTTAAGGTACGAGGCGTCGGGGTTTAGGCAGGTGAACGCCACCGAGTTGCTGTTCAAGATTTGTGGGTCGACTCAGGCGAGTGGGAGTGGGTTTCAGGATAGATTGGACGCGGCTTTGGGGGAGATAGCCAAGGGTGTGGGGAGTAGTGGGAATGGGTTTTACACGGGTGGGTACCAGTCGGTGTATGTGTTGGGCCAGTGTGAAGGTGATTTAGCAAGTGGGGGCTGCGCGGACTGCGTGAAAGCCGCCAGCCAGAGGGCTAAAAGTGAATGCCCCGCCTCTATTTCAGCTCAGATTTATCTTCAACAGTGCTATATTAGCTATACATACTATCCCAATGGGGTCCCCCCCAGATCACTGTCATCGTCGGGATCAGGAG GAACAGGGCCAAACACGCAGAAGACGGTGGCTATTGTGTTGGGAGGGATTGTGGGGGTTGGCTTGGTAATTGCAGTTCTCTCAGTTATGAGATCAGGACTGAAAAAAAAGGGTCGGCCCAAGGATACAGGAG GTTattaa
- the LOC140020051 gene encoding uncharacterized protein translates to MEIPMHRRAPIHLLSRSLLLRSSPSQNFPISLSLLSMPYFSCNPSFLSTALSLEWPAKPHICHSCISWLARWFHVYLHCCSLVRFVTVSNSFIGTPTVRFKTSTSACLNGNGKFNNWEGCTSSLLVLAMPPNPKVAKAFRAMRDLGISEEKVKPVLKNLLKLYDKNWDLIEEENYRALADAIFDSDEAEAAERKKELENSKQQRAVREQAQEPDELGRPLKKLRSNYQGQPSEWHNSSTLLAGTSLITPKDEPVELPEVQPEKQMPQMVSTKLPNNGNRMIE, encoded by the exons ATGGAAATACCCATGCACAGACGCGCCCCGATTCATCTACTTTCACGCTCGCTGCTGCTCCGATCTTCTCCCTCCCAAAATTTCCCAatttcactctctcttctaAGTATGCCCTATTTCTCCTGTAATCCCTCCTTTCTCTCTACAGCTCTCTCGCTTGAGTGGCCTGCAAAACCTCATATTTGCCACTCTTG TATATCGTGGCTTGCCAGATGGTTTCATGTTTACTTACATTGCTGCTCTTTGGTAAGATTTGTCACCGTCAGCAACTCATTTATAGGCACACCAACTGTTCGATTCAAGACAAGCACTAGTGCATGTTTAAACGGGAATG GTAAGTTCAACAATTGGGAAGGCTGCACTTCTAGTTTGCTGGTGTTGGCAATGCCTCCCAATCCTAAAGTTGCAAAAGCCTTTCGTGCTATGCGGGATCTTGGAATTTCTGAAGAGAAAGTGAAACCAGTCTTGAAAAATCTCTTGAAACTGTATGATAAAAATTGGGATCTTATTGAAGAGGAAAATTATAGAGCTCTTGCTGATGCTATATTTGATAGTGATGAAGCAGAG GCTGCAGAAAGGAAGAAGGAGCTTGAGAATAGCAAA CAACAACGAGCTGTGAGGGAACAAGCTCAAGAGCCAGATGAGCTTGGACGACCTTTGAAAAAGTTGCGCTCAAATTACCAAGGGCAACCTTCAGAGTGGCACAATAGCTCTACTCTCTTGGCTGGGACTTCTCTCATAACCCCCAAAGATGAGCCAGTTGAACTACCTGAAGTGCAGCCTGAGAAACAGATGCCACAGATGGTGAGCACAAAGTTACCGAATAATGGAAACAGGATGATTGAGTAG